In one window of Ruminococcus hominis DNA:
- the proS gene encoding proline--tRNA ligase: MAKEKKLVQSITARDEDFAQWYTDVVREAKLCDYSGVKGCLNYLPNGYAIWENIQANLDKRFKETGVQNVYLPVLIPESLLQKEKDHIEGFAPEVAWVTKGGEEPLQERFCIRPTSETLFCDVWSKTVQSYRDLPKVWNQWCSVLRWEKTTRPFLRSREFLWQEGHTIHATYEEAEERTLMMRDVYKDFVENDLAIPLVTGKKTPSEKFAGAEDTYTIEALMHDGKALQSGTSHFFGNAFADAYGISYSDKENKLHSVYETSWGLSTRIIGAIIMVHGDDSGLVLPPHIAPVQTRVVPIAQHKEGVLDKANELLAALKAAGYRAEIDDSEKSPGWKFSEQEMLGIPTRIEIGPKDIENGQVVIVRRDTREKIVVALDEIETRLSEILEDIQKALFEKAKAFRDSHIHTATNMDEMKDIAENQIGFIRAMWCGDDACEEAIKDQTGGVTSRCIPEEQEEISNVCVCCGKPAKHMVYWGKAY, from the coding sequence ATGGCAAAAGAAAAGAAATTAGTACAGTCAATTACAGCAAGAGATGAGGATTTTGCACAGTGGTACACAGATGTTGTACGCGAAGCAAAGTTATGTGATTATTCAGGAGTAAAAGGATGTCTGAATTATCTTCCGAATGGCTATGCAATCTGGGAAAATATCCAGGCAAATCTTGATAAGAGATTTAAAGAAACAGGAGTGCAGAATGTATATCTTCCTGTTTTGATTCCAGAGTCATTACTTCAGAAAGAGAAAGATCATATTGAAGGTTTCGCACCGGAAGTTGCATGGGTAACAAAAGGTGGCGAAGAGCCTCTTCAGGAGAGATTCTGTATCAGACCTACATCAGAAACATTATTCTGTGATGTATGGAGCAAGACAGTGCAGTCTTATCGTGATCTTCCAAAGGTTTGGAATCAGTGGTGCTCTGTATTGCGTTGGGAAAAGACAACAAGACCATTCCTTCGTTCAAGAGAATTTTTATGGCAGGAAGGTCATACGATCCATGCAACATATGAAGAAGCAGAAGAACGTACATTAATGATGCGTGATGTATACAAAGATTTTGTAGAAAATGATCTTGCTATTCCGCTTGTTACAGGAAAGAAAACACCAAGCGAGAAATTTGCAGGAGCAGAAGATACTTATACAATTGAAGCACTGATGCATGACGGAAAAGCTCTGCAGTCAGGTACAAGCCATTTCTTTGGAAATGCATTTGCAGATGCTTATGGAATCAGTTACTCAGATAAAGAGAACAAGCTTCACAGTGTATATGAGACATCATGGGGATTGTCTACACGTATTATTGGAGCAATCATTATGGTACATGGTGATGACAGTGGTCTGGTACTTCCACCACACATCGCACCGGTTCAGACAAGAGTAGTTCCGATTGCCCAGCATAAAGAAGGTGTCTTAGACAAAGCAAATGAATTACTTGCAGCATTAAAGGCAGCAGGATATCGTGCAGAGATTGATGATTCAGAGAAGAGCCCTGGATGGAAGTTTAGTGAGCAGGAGATGCTTGGAATCCCTACACGTATTGAAATCGGACCAAAAGATATCGAAAACGGACAGGTTGTTATTGTACGTCGTGATACAAGAGAAAAGATTGTGGTTGCTTTAGATGAAATCGAAACAAGATTGTCAGAAATTCTTGAAGACATTCAGAAAGCACTTTTTGAGAAAGCAAAAGCGTTTAGAGATTCACATATTCACACAGCAACAAACATGGATGAGATGAAAGACATCGCTGAAAACCAGATTGGATTTATCCGTGCAATGTGGTGTGGAGATGATGCTTGTGAAGAAGCAATCAAAGACCAGACAGGCGGGGTGACATCAAGATGTATTCCAGAAGAACAGGAAGAAATTTCTAATGTATGTGTATGTTGCGGAAAACCTGCTAAACATATGGTATATTGGGGAAAAGCATATTAA
- the rpsL gene encoding 30S ribosomal protein S12 encodes MPTFNQLVRKGRQTSEKKSTAPALQKGYNSLKKRATDVSAPQKRGVCTAVKTATPKKPNSALRKIARVRLSNGIEVTSYIPGEGHNLQEHSVVLIRGGRVKDLPGTRYHIVRGTLDTAGVAKRRQARSKYGAKRPKDAK; translated from the coding sequence ATGCCAACATTTAACCAGTTAGTTAGAAAAGGACGTCAGACTTCTGAAAAGAAATCTACAGCACCAGCTCTTCAGAAAGGATACAACTCACTGAAGAAACGTGCAACTGATGTATCTGCACCACAGAAAAGAGGTGTTTGTACAGCAGTTAAGACAGCTACACCTAAAAAACCTAACTCAGCTCTTAGAAAGATCGCCAGAGTTCGTCTTTCTAACGGAATCGAAGTAACAAGCTATATCCCAGGAGAAGGACACAACCTTCAGGAACATAGTGTTGTTCTTATCCGTGGAGGAAGAGTTAAGGACCTGCCAGGTACAAGATACCACATCGTTCGTGGAACACTTGATACAGCAGGAGTTGCTAAGAGAAGACAGGCTCGTTCTAAATACGGCGCTAAGAGACCAAAAGACGCTAAATAA
- the rpsG gene encoding 30S ribosomal protein S7 — MPRKGHTQKRDVLADPIYNNKVVTKLINNIMLDGKKGVAQKIVYGAFERVEEKAEKPAIEVFEEAMNNIMPVLEVKARRIGGATYQVPIEVRADRRQALALRWITLYSRQRGEKTMEERLANEILDAANNTGASVKKKEDMHKMAEANKAFAHYRF; from the coding sequence GTGCCACGTAAAGGACATACTCAGAAAAGAGATGTATTAGCGGATCCAATATACAACAATAAAGTTGTTACCAAACTTATCAACAACATCATGCTTGATGGTAAGAAAGGTGTAGCACAGAAGATTGTATACGGAGCATTTGAGAGAGTTGAAGAGAAGGCTGAGAAGCCAGCAATCGAAGTATTCGAAGAGGCAATGAACAACATCATGCCAGTACTTGAGGTAAAAGCAAGACGTATCGGTGGAGCTACTTACCAGGTACCTATCGAAGTTAGAGCTGACAGAAGACAGGCTCTTGCACTTCGCTGGATCACATTGTATTCACGTCAGAGAGGCGAGAAAACAATGGAAGAAAGACTTGCAAATGAAATCCTGGATGCAGCTAATAACACAGGAGCATCTGTGAAGAAGAAAGAAGATATGCATAAAATGGCAGAGGCTAATAAAGCATTTGCTCATTATAGATTCTAA